From Cricetulus griseus strain 17A/GY chromosome 1 unlocalized genomic scaffold, alternate assembly CriGri-PICRH-1.0 chr1_0, whole genome shotgun sequence, a single genomic window includes:
- the Fkbp8 gene encoding peptidyl-prolyl cis-trans isomerase FKBP8 isoform X2, whose amino-acid sequence MASWAEPSEPAAGPSAGVPPLEDFEVLDRVEDGEGEEEEDLSGLPPLEDMGQLTVEEAGQPGALAREFLAATEPEPAPAPAPEEWLDILGNGLLRKKTLVPGPPGSTRPLKGQVVTVHLQMSLENGTRVQEEPELAFTLGDCDVIQALDLSVPLMDVGETAMVTADSKYCYGSQGRSPYIPPHAALCLEVTLKTAEDGPDLEMLSGQERVALANRKRECGNAHYQRADFVLAANSYDLAIKAITSSAKVDMTCEEEEQLLQLKVKCLNNLAASQLKLDHYRAALRSCSQVLEHQPDNIKALFRKGKVLAQQGEYSEAIPILRAALKLEPSNKTIHAELSKLVKKRAAQRSTETALYRKMLGNPSRLPAKCPGKGTWSIPWKWLFGATAVALGGVALSVVIAARN is encoded by the exons ATGGCATCCTGGGCGGAGCCCTCTGAGCCCGCTGCCGGGCCGTCTGCTGGGGTCCCACCACTGGAGGACTTTGAGGTGCTTGATAGGGTAGAAgatggagagggggaggaagaggaggacctGAGTGGGCTGCCACCACTAGAGGACATGGGACAGCTGACGGTGGAGGAGGCAGGGCAGCCAGGAGCCCTTGCTCGGGAGTTCCTGGCAGCTACAGAACCTGAGCctgctccagccccagcccctgaAGAGTGGCTGGACATCCTGG GGAACGGATTGCTGCGAAAGAAGACACTGGTCCCTGGCCCACCAGGCTCTACCCGCCCACTCAAGGGCCAGGTGGTGACTGTGCACCTGCAGATGTCCCTGGAAAATGGCACCCGAGTACAGGAAGAGCCCGAACTGGCCTTCACGCTGGGAGACTGCGATGTTATCCAG GCCCTGGACCTCAGTGTCCCGCTCATGGATGTGGGCGAGACAGCCATGGTCACCGCTGACTCCAAGTACTGCTACGGTTCCCAAGGCAG GAGCCCATACATCCCTCCCCATGCAGCCCTGTGCCTGGAAGTCACCCTGAAGACAGCAGAGGATGGACCCGACCTGGAGATGCTGAGTGGGCAGGAGCGTGTGGCTCTGGCCAACCGCAAGCGGGAGTGTGGCAATGCTCACTACCAGCGTGCTGACTTCGTGCTGGCTGCCAACTCCTATGACCTGGCCATCAAGGCCATCACCTCCAGTGCCAAAG TGGACATGACCTGTGAGGAAGAGGAGCAGCTGCTACAACTGAAGGTCAAGTGTCTGAACAACCTTGCAGCGTCGCAGCTAAAGCTGGACCACTACCGCGCAGCACTACGTTCCTGTAGCCAGGTGCTGGAGCACCAGCCTGACAACATCAAGGCACTGTTCCGCAAGGGCAAG GTGCTGGCTCAGCAAGGTGAATACAGTGAGGCCATTCCCATCCTGAGGGCTGCCCTGAAGCTGGAACCTTCCAACAAG ACGATCCATGCGGAGCTCTCCAAGCTGGTAAAGAAACGAGCCGCACAGCGAAGCACAGAGACCGCCCTGTACCGAAAGATGCTGGGCAACCCCAGCCGGCTGCCCGCCAAATGTCCTGGCAAGGGGACCTGG TCCATCCCATGGAAGTGGCTGTTTGGGGCGACTGCTGTGGCTCTGGGGGGCGTGGCTCTCTCTGTGGTCATTGCTGCCAGGAACTGA
- the Fkbp8 gene encoding peptidyl-prolyl cis-trans isomerase FKBP8 isoform X1, which produces MASWAEPSEPAAGPSAGVPPLEDFEVLDRVEDGEGEEEEDLSGLPPLEDMGQLTVEEAGQPGALAREFLAATEPEPAPAPAPEEWLDILGNGLLRKKTLVPGPPGSTRPLKGQVVTVHLQMSLENGTRVQEEPELAFTLGDCDVIQALDLSVPLMDVGETAMVTADSKYCYGSQGSRSPYIPPHAALCLEVTLKTAEDGPDLEMLSGQERVALANRKRECGNAHYQRADFVLAANSYDLAIKAITSSAKVDMTCEEEEQLLQLKVKCLNNLAASQLKLDHYRAALRSCSQVLEHQPDNIKALFRKGKVLAQQGEYSEAIPILRAALKLEPSNKTIHAELSKLVKKRAAQRSTETALYRKMLGNPSRLPAKCPGKGTWSIPWKWLFGATAVALGGVALSVVIAARN; this is translated from the exons ATGGCATCCTGGGCGGAGCCCTCTGAGCCCGCTGCCGGGCCGTCTGCTGGGGTCCCACCACTGGAGGACTTTGAGGTGCTTGATAGGGTAGAAgatggagagggggaggaagaggaggacctGAGTGGGCTGCCACCACTAGAGGACATGGGACAGCTGACGGTGGAGGAGGCAGGGCAGCCAGGAGCCCTTGCTCGGGAGTTCCTGGCAGCTACAGAACCTGAGCctgctccagccccagcccctgaAGAGTGGCTGGACATCCTGG GGAACGGATTGCTGCGAAAGAAGACACTGGTCCCTGGCCCACCAGGCTCTACCCGCCCACTCAAGGGCCAGGTGGTGACTGTGCACCTGCAGATGTCCCTGGAAAATGGCACCCGAGTACAGGAAGAGCCCGAACTGGCCTTCACGCTGGGAGACTGCGATGTTATCCAG GCCCTGGACCTCAGTGTCCCGCTCATGGATGTGGGCGAGACAGCCATGGTCACCGCTGACTCCAAGTACTGCTACGGTTCCCAAGGCAG CAGGAGCCCATACATCCCTCCCCATGCAGCCCTGTGCCTGGAAGTCACCCTGAAGACAGCAGAGGATGGACCCGACCTGGAGATGCTGAGTGGGCAGGAGCGTGTGGCTCTGGCCAACCGCAAGCGGGAGTGTGGCAATGCTCACTACCAGCGTGCTGACTTCGTGCTGGCTGCCAACTCCTATGACCTGGCCATCAAGGCCATCACCTCCAGTGCCAAAG TGGACATGACCTGTGAGGAAGAGGAGCAGCTGCTACAACTGAAGGTCAAGTGTCTGAACAACCTTGCAGCGTCGCAGCTAAAGCTGGACCACTACCGCGCAGCACTACGTTCCTGTAGCCAGGTGCTGGAGCACCAGCCTGACAACATCAAGGCACTGTTCCGCAAGGGCAAG GTGCTGGCTCAGCAAGGTGAATACAGTGAGGCCATTCCCATCCTGAGGGCTGCCCTGAAGCTGGAACCTTCCAACAAG ACGATCCATGCGGAGCTCTCCAAGCTGGTAAAGAAACGAGCCGCACAGCGAAGCACAGAGACCGCCCTGTACCGAAAGATGCTGGGCAACCCCAGCCGGCTGCCCGCCAAATGTCCTGGCAAGGGGACCTGG TCCATCCCATGGAAGTGGCTGTTTGGGGCGACTGCTGTGGCTCTGGGGGGCGTGGCTCTCTCTGTGGTCATTGCTGCCAGGAACTGA